The proteins below come from a single Candidatus Cloacimonadota bacterium genomic window:
- the nuoE gene encoding NADH-quinone oxidoreductase subunit NuoE, with product MYQKIFENYKPTKDNLIYILHDIQDKHPQHYVSEEAVQAVSEFLKIPANHIYGVLTFYTMYSTKPRGKYIIRLCESPPCYLKGSNNILKKLKDILNIKTGETTTDGLFTLELCACLGLCGNAPVMMINDDFYGDLTEDKVKSIIAKLREAKL from the coding sequence ATGTATCAAAAGATATTTGAGAATTACAAACCCACAAAAGATAATCTGATCTATATTTTGCATGACATTCAGGACAAACATCCCCAGCATTATGTCTCAGAAGAAGCAGTTCAAGCCGTATCTGAGTTTTTAAAAATTCCGGCTAATCATATTTATGGTGTTCTGACTTTCTATACTATGTATAGTACTAAACCGAGAGGAAAGTACATCATTAGACTCTGTGAATCACCACCATGTTATTTGAAGGGTTCTAATAATATTTTGAAGAAATTGAAAGACATTTTAAACATCAAGACCGGTGAAACAACAACAGACGGTCTATTTACTCTCGAGTTATGTGCTTGTTTAGGTTTGTGCGGTAATGCTCCGGTAATGATGATCAATGATGATTTCTATGGTGATCTGACAGAAGATAAGGTGAAATCTATTATTGCTAAACTTCGGGAGGCCAAGCTATGA
- the nuoF gene encoding NADH-quinone oxidoreductase subunit NuoF, translating into MKYFRSHILVELDESSTQRGAKEVLEAIKEELNDRNLLDEINVLQTGSLGFFNQGICLVIYPDNIVYGNMTVDMVPKLIEEHIVKGRILKNLVLDREERKDIPLEYDKRIVLSNSGIINPDKIEDYLGYGGYEAWEKVLLTMKPEDVVQTVKDSRLRGRGGAGFPAGLKWSFTAPIQSDYKCVVINADEGEPGTFKDRLIMEGDPHKLLEGTMIAAYAVAAHKAYIYIRGEYKLCIARLQNAIDQAYDYGLLGKNIFNSGFDLDISIKIGAGAYVCGEETALIESMEGNRGNPRSKPPYPGQRGYQSVPTVVNNVETIANVPGIILNGADWFWNIGTEESPGTKVFTILGDVMVPGLCEVEMGTTLRTIIEKYGGGMKKSGKFKAALVGGAAGVFLAEDMLDVKMDFHNLAEYKAVLGSGAILVMDDTVNIADMLESIIRFFRHESCGKCIPCSNGNENLYESIKAIKNGRTDESELEKMILLASTMYQTSFCALGQSLLLVVKSAIENFREDFLFYLNQNREAVNK; encoded by the coding sequence ATGAAGTACTTTCGAAGTCATATCTTAGTCGAACTTGATGAATCATCTACCCAAAGAGGTGCAAAAGAAGTACTGGAAGCAATAAAGGAAGAATTAAATGATAGAAATCTATTAGATGAGATCAATGTTTTACAAACGGGATCTCTTGGTTTCTTTAATCAAGGCATATGCTTAGTAATATACCCTGATAACATTGTATATGGCAACATGACTGTCGATATGGTCCCTAAATTGATTGAAGAACATATCGTTAAAGGAAGAATATTAAAAAATCTGGTACTGGACAGGGAAGAAAGAAAAGATATTCCTTTAGAGTATGACAAAAGGATCGTTCTCAGTAATTCTGGAATCATTAATCCGGATAAGATCGAAGACTATTTAGGTTATGGTGGCTATGAAGCGTGGGAAAAAGTCCTGTTAACTATGAAACCGGAAGATGTTGTACAAACAGTAAAAGATTCAAGATTAAGAGGACGCGGTGGAGCAGGATTCCCAGCCGGTCTAAAATGGAGTTTTACCGCCCCGATCCAATCAGACTACAAATGCGTTGTCATCAATGCCGACGAAGGAGAGCCGGGTACTTTTAAAGACAGATTGATCATGGAAGGAGATCCGCATAAATTGCTGGAAGGGACAATGATTGCCGCTTATGCAGTCGCTGCGCATAAGGCATATATCTATATCAGAGGGGAATATAAACTCTGTATTGCCCGCTTGCAGAATGCTATTGATCAAGCTTATGATTATGGGCTGTTGGGTAAGAATATATTCAATTCCGGCTTTGATCTCGATATTTCAATTAAAATCGGTGCCGGTGCCTATGTTTGTGGTGAAGAAACTGCATTGATCGAATCGATGGAAGGAAATCGCGGTAACCCCAGAAGCAAACCACCTTATCCGGGACAACGAGGATATCAATCTGTACCAACAGTGGTGAATAATGTCGAAACGATCGCCAATGTACCTGGTATTATCCTGAACGGAGCTGATTGGTTCTGGAATATTGGAACCGAAGAAAGTCCGGGAACTAAAGTTTTTACTATTTTGGGCGATGTCATGGTGCCTGGTCTCTGTGAAGTTGAGATGGGAACTACTTTACGGACTATTATCGAGAAATATGGTGGTGGTATGAAAAAATCGGGCAAATTCAAAGCTGCCCTTGTTGGTGGAGCTGCCGGTGTTTTTCTTGCAGAAGACATGTTAGATGTAAAAATGGATTTTCATAACCTCGCTGAATACAAGGCAGTTCTTGGCTCCGGAGCAATATTGGTTATGGATGATACAGTTAATATTGCTGATATGTTAGAATCGATCATCCGCTTCTTCCGTCACGAATCATGCGGAAAGTGCATCCCTTGCAGTAATGGTAATGAAAATCTCTATGAATCGATAAAAGCCATAAAAAATGGTAGGACAGATGAAAGTGAACTCGAAAAGATGATATTGTTAGCCAGCACAATGTATCAAACATCTTTCTGTGCTTTGGGACAATCATTACTCCTTGTCGTTAAGAGTGCAATAGAGAATTTTAGAGAAGATTTTCTTTTCTATCTTAACCAAAACAGAGAAGCAGTAAATAAATAA
- a CDS encoding (2Fe-2S) ferredoxin domain-containing protein, giving the protein MKSLEELRMIREKAQQEMKLRGSDYRIKVVVGMGTSGIAMGARDVMKTFLEEIEKRSLKDIQVTQTGEKGLSSMEPVVDLIEKGKPTITYGYLTPEKVRRIVAEHIVNGQIVSDFVVASQE; this is encoded by the coding sequence ATGAAATCATTAGAAGAATTACGAATGATACGGGAAAAGGCACAACAAGAGATGAAACTCAGAGGTAGTGACTACCGTATCAAGGTCGTTGTAGGAATGGGTACATCCGGAATTGCTATGGGTGCCCGAGATGTAATGAAAACCTTTTTAGAAGAAATTGAAAAACGATCACTAAAAGATATTCAAGTAACTCAAACCGGAGAAAAAGGATTGTCTTCAATGGAACCAGTTGTTGACTTGATCGAGAAAGGTAAACCGACAATAACCTATGGATATTTAACTCCGGAAAAAGTAAGAAGAATAGTTGCGGAACACATAGTCAATGGACAAATAGTATCCGACTTTGTTGTTGCTTCCCAAGAGTAA